From Myotis daubentonii chromosome 15, mMyoDau2.1, whole genome shotgun sequence, one genomic window encodes:
- the LOC132217302 gene encoding carcinoembryonic antigen-related cell adhesion molecule 21-like, translating into MEFPATPTQRGLVPWLGLLLSVFLLSFWIPPTTARFEIVMTSALEGQDVILRTKNRPPGVSGFVWYRGIEMNYYTLIASLTLHSRRSLRGPEYSGRETVNLDGSLTIRKVNVWDLGIYIVVAVLHNSQKEIGFGRLNVYRPVSVPILLASNTTVTENEDAVVMTCYTDESSTNWLFNATRLRLRERMKLSQDHRTLTIDPVRREDAGNYQCKVSNPVSSTESAPVELYVKY; encoded by the exons ATGGAGTTCCCTGCAACTCCTACCCAGAGAGGACttgtcccctggctggggctcctacTGTCTG tctTCCTCTTATCCTTCTGGATCCCGCCCACCACTGCGCGATTTGAGATTGTCATGACCAGTGCTCTTGAAGGGCAAGATGTGATTCTACGTACCAAAAATAGGCCTCCAGGTGTTTCAGGCTTTGTTTGGTACAGGGGAATAGAGATGAACTACTATACTCTTATTGCATCTCTTACATTGCATTCAAGGCGATCTCTAAGAGGGCCCGAATACAGTGGTCGAGAGACAGTAAACCTTGATGGATCCCTGACCATAAGAAAAGTCAATGTGTGGGACCTAGGAATCTACATCGTAGTAGCCGTCCTTCATAATTCACAAAAAGAAATTGGATTTGGACGGCTCAATGTATACC GGCCAGTGAGTGTGCCCATACTcctagccagcaacaccacagtcacagagaatgaggatgcTGTGGTCATGACCTGCTACACAGATGAGAGCTCCACCAACTGGTTATTCAATGCTACGCGTCTGCGGCTCAGAGAGAGAATGAAGCTGTCCCAGGACCacagaaccctcaccatagaccctgtcaggagagaggatgctgggaactaCCAGTGTAAAGTCTCCAACCCCGTCAGCTCCACTGAAAGTGCACCTGTAGAGTTATATGTCAAGTACTAG